One region of Lysobacter silvisoli genomic DNA includes:
- a CDS encoding YciI family protein, protein MSASGDAAMKQYLVLAMREPAFDAAVVEPHRVFLADLREQGRLERSGAFSDKSGGAYVLLAPDLDAATALAQRDPLHLTGASRLTVYEWQV, encoded by the coding sequence GTGAGCGCATCCGGAGACGCGGCGATGAAGCAGTACCTGGTGCTGGCGATGCGCGAGCCGGCGTTCGACGCCGCCGTGGTCGAGCCGCACCGCGTGTTCCTGGCCGACTTGCGCGAGCAAGGCCGGCTGGAACGGTCGGGTGCGTTCTCCGACAAGAGCGGCGGCGCCTACGTGCTGCTGGCGCCGGATCTGGATGCGGCCACGGCGCTGGCGCAGCGCGATCCGCTGCACCTGACCGGCGCGTCGCGGCTGACGGTATACGAGTGGCAGGTCTGA
- the speA gene encoding arginine decarboxylase, which yields MSDWSLDQARKTYSIPHWSEGYFDVDAAGRISVRPHGERGPAIALPDVVDAARANGAKLPLLVRFPDILGDRLGKLQAAFAQAQAEWDYPGGYTAVYPIKVNQHQGVAGTLASHHGEGFGLEAGSKPELMAVLALSRPGGLIVCNGYKDREYIRLALIGRKLGMEVFIVVEKPSELALVIEEAQALGVKPGLGVRMRLASLGAGKWQNSGGDKAKFGLSPRQVLDLWKKLRDAGMTDALQLLHFHMGSQISNVRDIANGMREATRYFVELSKLGAQVRYMDVGGGLGIDYEGTRSRGYCSINYGIGQYANSIVQPLAEACAEHGLAPPRVVTECGRAMTAHHAVLVANVSEVEEAPEGRIPPAHDDEPAVVRHLREVYEELGRRPAPELFHEAQHHHSEGLSLYALGQIDLIHRARIDDLFYAIAHAVRQRLNYDEKSHRELLDELNDRLVDKYFVNFSVFESIPDVWAIDQVFPIVPIERLDEAPQRRGILADMTCDSDGTVKTYVENEGLDSSLPLHRLKHGESYRLGFFLVGAYQEILGDIHNLFGDTDAVEVRVDGQGYRIAQQRRGDTTDVMLDYVGYRLDALRQTYRDKVAAAGLPEAEAASLNEALEAGLTGYTYLSDAPLA from the coding sequence ATGTCCGACTGGTCGCTCGATCAGGCTCGCAAGACCTACTCGATCCCGCATTGGTCCGAAGGTTACTTCGACGTCGACGCGGCCGGGCGGATCTCCGTGCGCCCGCACGGCGAGCGCGGACCGGCCATCGCCCTGCCGGACGTGGTCGACGCGGCGCGCGCCAACGGCGCCAAGCTGCCGCTGCTGGTGCGCTTCCCCGACATCCTCGGCGACCGCCTGGGCAAGCTGCAGGCGGCCTTCGCCCAGGCCCAGGCCGAGTGGGACTACCCCGGCGGCTACACCGCGGTCTATCCGATCAAGGTCAACCAGCACCAGGGCGTGGCCGGCACGCTGGCCTCGCACCACGGCGAAGGCTTCGGCCTGGAAGCGGGCAGCAAGCCCGAGCTGATGGCGGTGCTGGCGCTCAGCCGCCCCGGCGGCCTGATCGTGTGCAACGGCTACAAGGACCGCGAGTACATCCGCCTGGCGCTGATCGGCCGCAAGCTGGGCATGGAAGTCTTCATCGTGGTGGAGAAGCCGTCCGAGCTGGCGCTGGTCATCGAGGAAGCGCAGGCATTGGGCGTGAAGCCCGGCCTGGGCGTGCGCATGCGCCTGGCCTCGCTGGGCGCGGGCAAGTGGCAGAACAGCGGCGGCGACAAGGCCAAGTTCGGCCTGTCGCCGCGCCAGGTGCTGGACCTGTGGAAGAAGCTGCGCGACGCCGGCATGACCGACGCGCTGCAGCTGCTGCACTTCCACATGGGCTCGCAGATTTCCAACGTGCGCGACATCGCCAACGGCATGCGCGAGGCCACGCGCTATTTCGTCGAGCTGTCCAAGCTGGGCGCGCAGGTGCGCTACATGGACGTGGGCGGCGGCCTGGGCATCGATTACGAAGGCACGCGCTCGCGCGGCTACTGCTCGATCAACTACGGCATCGGCCAGTACGCCAACAGCATCGTCCAGCCGCTGGCCGAGGCCTGCGCCGAGCACGGCCTGGCGCCGCCGCGCGTGGTCACCGAGTGCGGCCGCGCAATGACCGCGCACCACGCGGTGCTGGTGGCCAACGTGTCGGAAGTGGAGGAGGCGCCGGAAGGCCGCATTCCGCCCGCGCACGACGACGAGCCGGCGGTGGTGCGCCACCTGCGCGAGGTCTACGAGGAACTGGGCCGGCGCCCGGCACCGGAGCTGTTCCACGAGGCCCAGCACCACCACAGCGAAGGCCTGTCGCTGTACGCGCTGGGCCAGATCGACCTGATCCACCGCGCGCGCATCGACGATCTGTTCTACGCCATCGCCCACGCGGTGCGGCAGCGCCTGAACTACGACGAGAAGAGCCACCGCGAGCTGCTGGACGAACTCAACGACCGCCTGGTCGACAAGTACTTCGTCAATTTCAGCGTGTTCGAGTCGATCCCGGACGTGTGGGCGATCGACCAGGTGTTTCCGATCGTGCCGATCGAGCGCCTGGACGAGGCGCCGCAGCGCCGCGGCATCCTGGCCGACATGACCTGCGACTCCGACGGCACGGTCAAGACCTACGTCGAGAACGAAGGCCTGGACAGCTCGCTGCCGCTGCACCGGCTCAAGCACGGCGAAAGCTACCGCCTGGGCTTCTTCCTGGTCGGCGCCTATCAGGAGATCCTGGGCGACATCCACAACCTGTTCGGCGACACCGACGCGGTCGAAGTGCGCGTGGACGGCCAGGGCTACCGCATCGCCCAGCAGCGCCGCGGCGACACCACCGACGTGATGCTGGACTACGTGGGCTACCGCCTGGACGCGCTGCGCCAGACCTACCGCGACAAGGTCGCGGCGGCCGGCCTGCCCGAGGCGGAAGCGGCGAGCTTGAACGAGGCGCTGGAGGCCGGGCTGACCGGCTACACCTATCTCAGCGACGCGCCGCTGGCGTGA
- the argS gene encoding arginine--tRNA ligase — protein MKNQLRAQVAQAIDALRAAGTVPADLATPDFVIERPKTRAQGDYSTNAAMLLAKPARANPREIAQKLVDALPANTDIANVEIAGPGFINFHIDESAWRRQLGQALAAGEAYGRNASGAGRRAGVEFVSANPTGPLHVGHGRAGVIGDCIARVLAANGWDVAREFYYNDAGVQINNLAISTQLRARGLKPGDEGWPDNAYNGDYIADVARAYLDGATVEFENHAVTGKGDIDDLDAIRQFAVAYLRREQNQDLDAFGVGFDVYFLESSLYEQDKVEETVRELIAHGHTYEEGGALWLRSTDFGDDKDRVMRKSDGSYTYFVPDVAYHLSKWQRGYLRAITELGADHHGSLARVRAGLQALDAGIPQDWPEYVLHQMVTVMRGGEEVKLSKRAGSYLTLRDLIDEAGRDAVRWFLVARKPDSQLTFDIDLARSQSMDNPVYYVQVSHARMCGLMRQLKERGLSVDLEQGLAQPLDLGDEAERELVATLLRYPDVVELAGRDLEPHQIAAYLLELAQAFQTYYNDHQFLVDDAAVRNARLALATATRQVLANGLGLLGVNAPEVM, from the coding sequence GTGAAAAACCAACTCCGCGCGCAGGTCGCGCAGGCCATCGATGCGTTGCGCGCCGCCGGCACCGTGCCGGCCGACCTGGCCACGCCCGATTTCGTCATCGAACGCCCCAAGACCCGCGCCCAGGGCGACTACTCCACCAACGCCGCGATGCTGCTGGCCAAGCCCGCGCGCGCCAATCCGCGCGAGATCGCGCAGAAGCTGGTCGACGCGCTGCCGGCCAATACCGACATCGCCAACGTCGAGATCGCCGGCCCGGGCTTCATCAACTTCCACATCGACGAGTCCGCCTGGCGCCGCCAGCTGGGCCAGGCGCTGGCCGCGGGCGAGGCTTACGGCCGCAACGCCAGCGGCGCCGGCCGCCGCGCCGGCGTGGAATTCGTGTCCGCCAATCCCACCGGCCCGCTGCACGTGGGCCACGGCCGCGCCGGCGTGATCGGCGACTGCATCGCGCGCGTGCTGGCCGCCAACGGCTGGGACGTGGCGCGCGAGTTCTACTACAACGACGCCGGCGTGCAGATCAACAACCTGGCGATCTCCACCCAGCTGCGCGCGCGCGGGCTCAAGCCCGGCGACGAGGGCTGGCCGGACAACGCCTACAACGGCGACTACATCGCCGACGTGGCGCGCGCCTACCTGGACGGCGCCACGGTCGAGTTCGAGAACCACGCCGTCACCGGCAAGGGCGACATCGACGACCTCGACGCGATCCGCCAGTTCGCCGTGGCCTACCTGCGCCGCGAGCAAAACCAGGACCTGGACGCGTTCGGCGTGGGTTTCGACGTGTACTTCCTGGAAAGCTCGCTGTACGAGCAGGACAAGGTCGAGGAGACCGTGCGCGAGCTGATCGCGCACGGCCACACCTACGAAGAGGGCGGCGCGCTGTGGCTGCGCAGCACCGACTTCGGCGACGACAAAGACCGCGTCATGCGCAAGTCCGACGGCAGCTACACCTACTTCGTGCCGGACGTGGCCTATCACCTGAGCAAGTGGCAGCGCGGCTACCTGCGCGCGATCACCGAGCTGGGCGCCGACCACCACGGCTCGCTGGCGCGCGTGCGTGCCGGCCTGCAGGCGCTGGACGCCGGCATTCCGCAAGACTGGCCGGAATACGTGCTGCACCAGATGGTCACGGTGATGCGCGGCGGCGAGGAAGTGAAGCTGTCCAAGCGCGCCGGCAGCTACCTGACCCTGCGCGACCTCATCGACGAAGCGGGCCGCGACGCGGTGCGCTGGTTCCTGGTCGCGCGCAAGCCCGATTCGCAGCTGACCTTCGACATCGACCTGGCGCGTTCGCAGTCGATGGACAACCCGGTCTACTACGTGCAGGTCTCGCACGCGCGCATGTGCGGCCTGATGCGCCAGCTCAAGGAGCGCGGCCTGAGCGTGGACCTGGAGCAGGGCCTGGCCCAGCCGCTGGACCTGGGCGACGAGGCCGAGCGCGAGCTGGTGGCCACCCTGCTGCGCTACCCCGACGTGGTGGAGCTGGCCGGACGCGACCTGGAACCGCACCAGATCGCCGCCTATCTGCTGGAATTGGCGCAAGCCTTCCAGACGTATTACAACGACCACCAGTTCCTGGTCGACGACGCGGCCGTGCGCAATGCGCGCCTGGCGCTGGCGACGGCGACGCGGCAGGTGCTGGCGAACGGTCTGGGTTTGTTGGGCGTCAACGCCCCCGAGGTGATGTAA
- a CDS encoding NAD(P)-dependent oxidoreductase, with protein MKVGFIGLGAMGAPMARYVHGKGLLTAVGNRTQAKADALAAELEVRAARSAANFADCDVVALCVSLDADVLENVAALADVLKAGAVVVDHSTVAVETARRCAAMLATHNIGFLDAPVSGGVEGARNGKLSVMVGGEAENLERARAAIEAYAARISHMGGTGAGQATKAVNQVLVAGINEAVCEGLALGEKLGLDPERLLPTLMAGAANNWFLDKRGATMLRDEFAPGFKCAHMLKDLRIVQAIARDTGIRTATIDQALADYAELIERGMGESDTSALISIKRG; from the coding sequence ATGAAAGTCGGATTCATCGGCCTGGGCGCGATGGGCGCGCCGATGGCGCGCTACGTGCACGGCAAGGGTTTGCTGACCGCGGTGGGCAACCGCACCCAGGCCAAGGCCGACGCGCTGGCGGCGGAGCTGGAAGTGCGCGCGGCGCGTTCGGCGGCGAACTTCGCCGACTGCGACGTGGTCGCGCTGTGCGTGTCGCTGGACGCGGACGTGCTGGAGAACGTGGCCGCGCTGGCCGACGTGCTCAAGGCCGGCGCGGTGGTGGTCGACCATTCGACGGTGGCGGTGGAAACCGCGCGCCGCTGCGCGGCGATGCTGGCCACGCACAACATCGGCTTCCTCGACGCGCCGGTGTCCGGCGGCGTGGAGGGCGCGCGCAACGGCAAGCTGTCGGTGATGGTCGGCGGCGAAGCCGAGAACCTGGAGCGCGCGCGCGCGGCGATCGAGGCCTACGCGGCCCGCATCAGCCACATGGGCGGCACCGGCGCCGGCCAGGCGACCAAGGCGGTCAACCAGGTGCTGGTGGCCGGCATTAACGAAGCGGTGTGCGAAGGCTTGGCGCTGGGCGAGAAGCTGGGCTTGGACCCGGAGCGCCTGCTGCCGACGCTGATGGCCGGCGCGGCCAACAACTGGTTCCTGGACAAGCGCGGCGCGACCATGCTGCGCGACGAGTTCGCGCCGGGCTTCAAGTGCGCGCACATGCTCAAGGACCTGCGCATCGTGCAGGCGATCGCGCGCGACACCGGCATCCGCACCGCCACCATCGACCAGGCCTTGGCCGACTACGCCGAACTGATCGAGCGCGGCATGGGCGAGTCGGACACCTCGGCGCTGATTTCGATCAAGCGGGGTTGA
- a CDS encoding M48 family metalloprotease, producing MATVARYQALVARLEREAQQAPGRYKFKLALLAGLGFAVLGGTVLLALGMSVGLVAVLFAISPILLAKLLKVVWIPVAFGGFVLKALWVKFEPPEGHVLGPDEAPELRAEIERLRAQTGAPPLRQIVIDPDLNASAASVPRMLGLLGHTHYLVLGLPLMQLLSREQFAAVVAHEFGHFGGGHSRFAGWIYRVRVSWYRLLHELAQRGSIMGALFARFFNWYAPYFDAYSFVLARAQEYDADATAARVTGAPAMAQALQRVGLGGERLGREFWPALEERIRQQAEPPAALLTELSGSLTAPAEDEAARLQQLLEAEAHPGDTHPTLKQRLQALAQEPQAPAPAQPSAAEALLGPLAAQLQARFNAQWLERNGANWRDQHRQHVQSNARLEELDARADGLVGAEAAEYAQLALALRPDFDPEPWYRKALATEPLDALTRARLGALLLEREDARSAEGAVELERAIELDRTLLGRGLHLLEHHYRESGNAAAHAATLTRIKAWQKRCEAGETARNTLDDDIKLQPHGLEPEVLEAALATFRSIPKLIHVWIARKPIDDDSGVPHYVVLVDMTGVALTAEGPLKKVRDPLELPGSFTVFFAMQQRQVAKRVKAVPGSQVYLRDGK from the coding sequence ATGGCAACGGTCGCAAGGTACCAGGCACTGGTCGCGCGCCTGGAGCGCGAGGCGCAGCAGGCGCCTGGGCGTTACAAATTCAAGTTGGCCCTGCTGGCGGGGCTGGGGTTCGCGGTCCTGGGCGGCACGGTGCTGCTGGCGCTGGGCATGTCGGTGGGCTTGGTCGCGGTGCTGTTCGCGATCAGCCCGATCCTGCTGGCCAAGCTGCTCAAGGTGGTGTGGATCCCGGTGGCCTTCGGCGGCTTCGTGCTCAAGGCGCTGTGGGTGAAGTTCGAGCCGCCCGAGGGCCATGTGCTGGGGCCGGACGAGGCGCCGGAACTGCGCGCCGAGATCGAGCGCCTGCGCGCGCAGACCGGCGCGCCGCCGCTGCGGCAGATCGTGATCGACCCCGACCTCAACGCCAGCGCGGCCAGCGTGCCGCGCATGCTGGGGCTGCTGGGGCACACCCATTACCTGGTGCTGGGCCTGCCGCTGATGCAGCTGCTCAGTCGCGAGCAGTTCGCGGCGGTGGTGGCGCACGAGTTCGGCCATTTCGGCGGCGGCCACAGCCGTTTCGCCGGCTGGATCTACCGGGTGCGGGTGAGCTGGTACCGGTTGCTGCACGAACTGGCGCAGCGCGGTTCGATCATGGGCGCGCTGTTCGCGCGCTTCTTCAATTGGTATGCGCCCTATTTCGATGCCTACAGTTTCGTGCTGGCGCGCGCGCAGGAATACGACGCCGACGCCACCGCCGCGCGGGTGACCGGCGCACCGGCGATGGCGCAGGCGCTGCAGCGGGTGGGCCTGGGCGGCGAACGGCTGGGGCGCGAGTTCTGGCCGGCGCTGGAGGAGCGCATCCGCCAGCAGGCCGAGCCGCCCGCAGCCTTGCTCACCGAACTCAGCGGCAGCCTGACGGCGCCGGCCGAGGACGAAGCCGCGCGCCTGCAGCAACTGCTGGAGGCCGAGGCGCATCCCGGCGACACCCATCCGACCCTGAAGCAGCGCCTGCAGGCCCTGGCCCAGGAGCCGCAGGCGCCGGCCCCCGCGCAGCCCAGCGCGGCCGAGGCCCTGCTGGGGCCGCTGGCGGCGCAGTTGCAGGCACGCTTCAACGCGCAATGGCTGGAGCGCAACGGCGCGAACTGGCGCGACCAGCACCGCCAGCATGTGCAATCCAATGCGCGGCTGGAGGAGCTGGACGCGCGCGCGGACGGCCTGGTCGGCGCCGAGGCGGCCGAGTACGCGCAGCTGGCCCTGGCCCTGCGGCCCGACTTCGACCCCGAGCCCTGGTACCGCAAGGCGCTGGCGACCGAGCCGCTCGACGCGCTGACCCGCGCGCGCCTGGGGGCGTTGCTGCTGGAGCGCGAGGACGCGCGTTCGGCGGAAGGCGCGGTGGAACTGGAGCGCGCGATCGAGCTCGATCGCACCCTGCTCGGGCGTGGCCTGCACCTGCTGGAGCATCACTACCGCGAGAGCGGCAACGCCGCGGCGCATGCGGCCACGTTGACCCGGATCAAGGCCTGGCAGAAGCGCTGCGAGGCCGGCGAGACCGCGCGCAACACCCTGGACGACGATATCAAGCTGCAGCCGCACGGCCTGGAGCCGGAGGTGCTGGAGGCTGCGCTGGCGACTTTCCGCAGTATTCCCAAGCTCATCCACGTCTGGATCGCGCGCAAGCCGATCGACGACGACAGCGGCGTGCCGCATTACGTGGTGCTGGTGGACATGACCGGCGTGGCCCTGACCGCCGAGGGCCCGCTGAAGAAGGTGCGCGATCCGCTGGAGCTGCCGGGCAGCTTCACCGTGTTCTTCGCCATGCAGCAGCGCCAGGTGGCCAAGCGGGTCAAGGCGGTGCCGGGCTCGCAGGTGTACCTGCGCGACGGCAAGTAA
- a CDS encoding SPOR domain-containing protein, with protein sequence MAARRGKSQAKRNQGNSGGLPGWAWGVIGVLLGVVLILGAPKFLKSDGDGFFRPKPNPDAQPAPVAVAEDETVAPDTGDGRSAPKPDKADAPKDTEYDFYTLLPGKEVPLSDAELAATERAEAQRLAQQQKAQAAATPAAATAQTPAAANPDAALPKPIETASATPTATASAATPAAAASTTPASTATAAAATAAAADDNTRYLLQAGAFQASGQAEEMKAKIAMLGLGARVESAQIGGKTVYRVRMGPYGTASDLAEAKRKLASGGLPGMAIKVK encoded by the coding sequence GTGGCAGCACGACGCGGCAAATCGCAAGCCAAGCGCAATCAAGGCAACAGCGGCGGCCTGCCCGGCTGGGCCTGGGGCGTCATCGGCGTCCTGCTCGGCGTGGTCCTGATCCTGGGCGCGCCGAAGTTCCTCAAGTCCGACGGCGACGGCTTCTTCCGCCCCAAGCCCAACCCCGACGCCCAGCCGGCGCCGGTGGCCGTGGCCGAGGACGAGACCGTCGCCCCCGACACCGGCGACGGCCGCAGCGCGCCCAAGCCGGACAAGGCCGACGCGCCCAAGGACACCGAATACGACTTCTACACCCTGCTGCCCGGCAAGGAAGTGCCGCTGAGCGACGCCGAGCTGGCCGCCACCGAGCGCGCCGAAGCCCAACGCCTGGCCCAGCAGCAGAAGGCGCAGGCCGCGGCCACGCCGGCCGCCGCCACGGCGCAGACGCCGGCAGCCGCCAATCCCGACGCCGCCCTGCCCAAGCCGATCGAAACCGCCAGCGCCACGCCCACGGCCACGGCCAGCGCCGCCACGCCGGCAGCCGCCGCCTCGACCACGCCTGCCAGCACGGCCACCGCGGCCGCGGCGACCGCCGCGGCTGCCGACGACAACACCCGCTACCTGCTGCAAGCCGGCGCCTTCCAGGCCTCCGGCCAGGCCGAGGAAATGAAGGCCAAGATCGCGATGCTGGGTCTGGGCGCGCGGGTGGAATCGGCGCAGATCGGCGGCAAGACCGTCTACCGCGTGCGCATGGGCCCCTACGGCACCGCCAGCGACCTGGCCGAAGCCAAGCGCAAGCTCGCCAGCGGCGGGCTGCCGGGCATGGCGATCAAGGTCAAGTAA
- the radC gene encoding RadC family protein, with product MRIHDWPSAERPREKLLARGAGALSDAELLAIFIGSGLRGHDAVATARSLLSTHGPLRALLERPPAQLRDLPGLGPARACRLAAALELASRHLSAQLERGEAIADPPAAGRYFAQRLRGQPHEIFAALFLDAAHRALAFEELFRGTVDGAEVHPRELVRRALHHNAVAVIVGHNHPSGNPEPSTADQSVTVRLRRALDLVDVRLIDHFVIGDGPPVSMAARGLF from the coding sequence ATGCGTATACACGACTGGCCCAGCGCGGAACGGCCGCGCGAAAAACTGCTGGCGCGCGGCGCCGGCGCCCTCTCCGACGCCGAGCTGCTGGCGATCTTCATCGGCTCGGGCCTGCGCGGGCACGACGCGGTCGCCACCGCGCGCAGCCTGCTGAGCACGCACGGCCCGCTGCGCGCGCTGCTGGAACGGCCGCCGGCGCAGCTGCGCGACCTGCCCGGCCTGGGTCCGGCGCGCGCCTGCAGGCTGGCGGCCGCGCTGGAACTGGCCAGCCGGCACCTGTCGGCACAGCTGGAGCGCGGCGAGGCCATCGCCGACCCGCCGGCGGCCGGCCGCTACTTCGCCCAGCGCCTGCGCGGGCAGCCGCACGAGATCTTCGCCGCCCTGTTCCTGGATGCCGCCCACCGCGCCCTGGCGTTCGAGGAACTGTTCCGCGGCACCGTCGACGGCGCCGAGGTGCACCCGCGCGAGCTGGTGCGGCGCGCGCTGCACCACAACGCGGTGGCGGTGATCGTCGGCCACAACCACCCCAGCGGCAATCCCGAGCCCAGCACCGCCGACCAGTCGGTGACGGTGCGCCTGCGCCGGGCCTTGGACCTGGTGGACGTGCGCCTGATCGACCACTTCGTGATCGGCGACGGCCCGCCGGTGTCGATGGCCGCGCGCGGCCTGTTTTGA
- the speE gene encoding polyamine aminopropyltransferase: MSTDSTWHYENFERAGSAIGYRIVRKLDEVQSPFQKIEIFESTDWGNLMLIDGAMMLTTRDNFLYHEMMSHPALFTHAAPKNVVIIGGGDCGTLREVLKHPGVEKAVQCDIDEQVTRMAEKWFPELCERNGDARAELLFDDGIAYMANCAPGSVDIVIVDSTDPVGPAEGLFNKAFYDSCFRALKDDGILVQQSESPLVLLDLIKEMRGEMGKAGFASFQTLPFPQPCYPTGWWSATLARKSGGFDFRENDARGKGFDTLYYSADIHRGAQTLPPFVAAALG, from the coding sequence ATGAGCACCGACAGCACCTGGCATTACGAAAACTTCGAGCGCGCCGGCTCGGCCATCGGCTACCGCATCGTCCGCAAGCTCGACGAGGTCCAGTCGCCGTTCCAGAAGATCGAGATCTTCGAGAGCACCGACTGGGGCAACCTGATGCTGATCGACGGCGCGATGATGCTGACCACGCGCGACAACTTCCTCTATCACGAGATGATGTCGCACCCGGCGCTGTTCACCCATGCCGCGCCCAAGAACGTGGTCATCATCGGCGGCGGCGACTGCGGCACCCTGCGCGAAGTGCTCAAGCACCCGGGCGTGGAAAAGGCCGTGCAGTGCGACATCGACGAGCAGGTCACGCGCATGGCCGAAAAGTGGTTCCCCGAGCTGTGCGAACGCAACGGCGACGCGCGCGCCGAGCTGCTGTTCGACGACGGCATCGCCTACATGGCCAACTGCGCCCCGGGCAGCGTCGACATCGTGATCGTGGACTCCACCGATCCGGTCGGCCCGGCCGAAGGCCTGTTCAACAAGGCCTTCTACGACAGCTGCTTCCGTGCGCTGAAGGACGACGGCATCCTGGTGCAGCAGTCCGAGTCGCCGCTGGTGCTGCTGGACCTGATCAAGGAAATGCGCGGCGAGATGGGCAAGGCCGGCTTCGCCAGCTTCCAGACCCTGCCGTTCCCGCAGCCGTGCTATCCCACCGGCTGGTGGAGCGCGACCCTGGCGCGCAAGTCCGGAGGTTTCGATTTCCGCGAGAACGATGCGCGCGGCAAGGGCTTCGACACCCTGTACTACAGCGCCGACATCCACCGCGGCGCGCAGACCCTGCCGCCGTTCGTGGCCGCGGCGCTGGGCTGA
- the dut gene encoding dUTP diphosphatase encodes MNHTLELKILDSRFGQEWPLPQYATAASAGLDLRAALDQSLVLHPGDTALVPSGLAIHLGDPGLCAVILPRSGLGHKNGIVLGNGTGLIDADYQGPLLISVWNRGREAFTMQPGDRIAQLVVLPIVRATLQVVDEFETSARGAGGFGHTGVR; translated from the coding sequence ATGAACCACACCCTGGAACTGAAGATCCTCGACTCGCGCTTCGGCCAGGAATGGCCGCTGCCGCAATACGCCACGGCCGCCAGCGCCGGCCTGGACCTGCGCGCGGCGCTGGATCAGTCGCTGGTGCTGCACCCCGGCGACACCGCGCTGGTGCCCTCGGGCCTGGCCATCCACCTCGGCGATCCCGGACTGTGCGCGGTGATCCTGCCCAGATCGGGACTGGGTCACAAAAACGGCATCGTGCTGGGCAACGGCACCGGCCTGATCGACGCAGACTACCAAGGCCCCTTGCTGATCAGCGTGTGGAATCGCGGCCGCGAGGCTTTTACGATGCAGCCGGGGGATCGCATCGCGCAGTTGGTCGTGTTGCCTATCGTGCGCGCGACGCTGCAGGTGGTGGACGAATTCGAAACCAGCGCGCGCGGGGCCGGCGGCTTCGGCCACACCGGCGTGCGCTGA